Within Campylobacter jejuni, the genomic segment GGACAAATGACTAATTTTAGATTATTTCATAAACATATCTATAGCCTTGTTTAACTCTTCTATGCTTTGAATATCATTTTCTTCTACAGCATGTACCATACAATGAGCTAAATGTTCTTTTAAAACTACTTTTGCAGTATTGTTAACTTCGGCTTTTACAGCAGCAAGCTGGATTAAAATTTCACTACAGTCTTTGTCATTTTCAACCATTCTTTTAATAGCGCTTAAATGCCCTATGGTTCTACTTAGACGATTGCAAACTGCTTTAAGATGTTTTTGAGAATGTGTATAAGTATGTTTT encodes:
- a CDS encoding metal-sensing transcriptional repressor gives rise to the protein MCQEKHTYTHSQKHLKAVCNRLSRTIGHLSAIKRMVENDKDCSEILIQLAAVKAEVNNTAKVVLKEHLAHCMVHAVEENDIQSIEELNKAIDMFMK